The genomic interval CTAGAGAAGAAGCCGTTGTGTTGATCGTCCGTCTTCTGAAGATGGTACCCACTAATTAAGCGAGTATAGTTAATTTAATTGTAGTCTCTAATCCAAGGGCTGTCCCTAAAGTAAATTCCGAATCATTCAGCCCCCCACTTTTCACGTAATATTCTTGAAAAAAGAACCTTCAGATTCACTCTCGTAGTGGTTTTGAAGGTTCTTTTGCACACACTATGGGATTTTCTCGCACCGATTTAACCTTTTGGGATATCCCCTTTTCTAATTCGGCAAATATGCACTTCTACATCGTTCTTAATTATTTTCTATCTTGCACATTCGCAGGGTAGAAGCATCTTTCTCACACTTGCATTGATCTATACTGTATTTCCTACAATATAAGCGACTCAAAAGTGCTAAAATCGCAGACCATATAGCAAGTTATTGCAAAAATACAACATAAATATCCAACACAGCTTAAGATGGGAGAAGTTCCTGCAATTGTGCAGGATAGCTGGACGTTGATCGCGGAGTTTGGTGTTGGAGACTTCTCAAAATAGCATCAAAACAAAAGACTTGCTGCATCGTCTTCAAAAATATGAAAACCAGCAAACCGTGCTTGGAGATCGAAATAGTTATAGTCAATATTTCTGTTCAAAGTGAGCTATCCCTTCAGTGAGCAAAACGCTTTTTGGACAGCCCCTTTCTTTTTGCTTGATTGCAGTCCTGCTTACGAAAAGATGAATGAACGTAACAATTACGATATAATAGAATTATTCAAATGCGTTTAAAATTTGTTACATACAGGAGAACTTACAATGACTAATAGAGAAAAACACATACCGGTTCATTTGCTGTCTGGTTTTCTTGGAAGCGGGAAGACGACGCTGCTGAGAAGATTGTTGGATTATTACACCGCGCAGGGATTGAAGCCGGCGGTCATTATGAACGAGCTTGGCGATATTAACCTTGATGGTCAGCTTGTAGGGGATGAAGTGCCGATGGCTGAGATGCTAAGCGGCTGTATCTGCTGCACGATGCGGGGCGATTTGGGGATGGAGATCAGCATGCTCATTGACGAGCATAAGCCTGACGTCATTTTTATTGAATCGACTGGTGCTGCCAATCCGATGGAGACGTTGGATGGGATAACCGAGGCAGCGATGTATAAGGAAATCGATCTACGCAGTGTTATCACGATTGTTGATGGCCCTGAGCTGCTCGCGCGGAGCCGCGACGGGAAGGGTCGCACGTTCAAGCTGATGCTGGAGCAAATAAAATGTGCTACGATTTTGCTGTTGAATAAGGCGGACAAGCTGGAGCCGGATCAGCTAGTTGAAGCGCAGCAGCAGCTGCGGGAATTAAATGCCCATGCTCAAATTATAGCAACCGTGCGCTGCGCAATTGACGATTGGAGCTGGCTTGAAGCAGCTGGAAATACGGATCGACATGCAGCTGTG from Paenibacillus sp. FSL K6-3182 carries:
- a CDS encoding GTP-binding protein — translated: MTNREKHIPVHLLSGFLGSGKTTLLRRLLDYYTAQGLKPAVIMNELGDINLDGQLVGDEVPMAEMLSGCICCTMRGDLGMEISMLIDEHKPDVIFIESTGAANPMETLDGITEAAMYKEIDLRSVITIVDGPELLARSRDGKGRTFKLMLEQIKCATILLLNKADKLEPDQLVEAQQQLRELNAHAQIIATVRCAIDDWSWLEAAGNTDRHAAVHAGDKALDIHERASAAHGHSHDSQVCSVAGCTHDHGDGVHFHDDDLSSHNHSSHHHSHDHVMVVTHYWRGPVSSEAFESLLQKLPANIYRAKGIVTFTDAPSRFLFQYAYKESDFMRIEPQGHVNDVAVFIGEHFSKEWLQNELELLEQHLNIETQG